Proteins co-encoded in one Medicago truncatula cultivar Jemalong A17 chromosome 8, MtrunA17r5.0-ANR, whole genome shotgun sequence genomic window:
- the LOC25502754 gene encoding probable LRR receptor-like serine/threonine-protein kinase At1g14390, translating into MKKLCLKLCYLFPTIILVFLIPTSLAQLAQTETRILFQVQKLLEYPPVLQGWNNWTNFCFLPPSPSLKIVCSNGRVTELTIIGNKTSPSSHINKPFQALSGAFSTDSFFTVLTKLSNLKVLSLVSLGLWGPLPAKINRFWSLEILNISSNFISGEIPSSISSMKNLKSIVVADNLFNGNIPDLKSLTSLEEVNFDGNKLGPQFPSIGKNLVKIILSKNSIRSQIPSMIVHFDKLQIFDISSNNFFGKIPYSIFSLHSLHYLNLSSNKFSGNLSMNSPCSSSLNYVDISHNFLVGKLPSCIMNSKGKVLYSGNCLSTRNQHASSYCKKDAALAVKPPKRKVKKESSMKLGLVLVIVGGVVGVACVLALLIVFILWKSKPERLNHNMDRSAAHKFSDKSNLNARHVPQTMRLATHGQPPYNIFTEEEIEDATNNFDQSNLIGEGSQGQIYKGSLRDGSLVLINCIKIKQKGLPHSIMQQLDALQNLRHRHMVSVLGHCVITHQDPPQVTCTVFIVLEYISNVSLRDQLTDGKKKDMLKWPQRMAISIGIARGVQFLHTGVAPGIFGNNFKIENILLDDSLNAKVSGYRIPLPSKSTVNEPSSANQNGSTNYAEKEDIYQLGVILLEVITGRQIASSSEVEQLKDELERGSSEAPSQILRSAIDPSLRGSYAYESMSTAVQITINCLSKVSSKRPSIEDVLWNLQYSMQVQENWTSSGNLSTKF; encoded by the exons ATGAAGAAATTGTGTCTTAAACTTTGTTATTTGTTTCCAACAATCATTCTTGTGTTTCTTATTCCAACTTCACTTGCACAATTAGCACAAACAGAAACTAGAATTCTTTTCCAAGTTCAAAAACTTTTAGAATATCCACCAGTGCTTCAAGGATGGAACAATTGGACAAATTTTTGTTTCCTCCCTCCTTCACCTTCACTCAAAATAGTTTGTTCGAACGGTCGCGTAACCGAATTAACTATCATTGGAAACAAAACATCTCCATCTTCACATATCAACAAACCTTTTCAAGCACTTTCAGGAGCTTTTTCAACTGATTCATTTTTCACTGTTTTGACAAAACTTTCAAATTTGAAGGTTTTGTCATTGGTTTCATTAGGTTTATGGGGTCCATTACCTGCAAAAATCAACAGGTTTTGGTCACTAGAAATTCTCAACATTAGTTCAAATTTCATTTCTGGTGAAAttccttcttcaatttcttcaatGAAGAATTTGAAGAGTATTGTTGTTGCTGATAATCTTTTCAATGGAAATATTCCAGATCTTAAGAGTTTAACCTCTCTTGAAGAGGTTAATTTTGATGGAAATAAGTTAGGTCCACAATTTCCTTCAATTGGAAAAAATCTTGTGAAAATTATTTTGAGCAAAAATTCTATAAGATCACAAATTCCTTCTATGATAGTACACTTTGATAAACttcaaatatttgatatttcttCCAATaacttttttggaaaaattccaTATTCCATATTCTCATTACATTCACTTCATTACCTAAATTTGTCTTCAAACAAATTTAGTGGTAATCTTTCAATGAATTCACCTTGTAGTTCATCAttgaattatgttgatatttCACATAATTTTCTAGTAGGAAAATTACCATCATGCATTATGAATTCAAAGGGTAAAGTATTGTATTCTGGGAATTGTTTATCAACAAGAAATCAACATGCATCTTCATATTGCAAAAAAGATGCAGCTTTAGCTGTTAAGCCTCCtaaaagaaaagtgaaaaaggAATCAAGTATGAAATTAGGACTTGTTCTTGTTATTGTTGGAGGTGTTGTTGGAGTTGCATGTGTTTTGGCTTTGCTTATTGTGTTCATCTTGTGGAAATCAAAACCAGAAAGATTGAATCATAATATGGATAGATCTGCTGCTCATAAGTTTTCAGATAAATCAAATTTGAATGCAA GACATGTTCCTCAAACAATGAGACTAGCTACACATGGACAGCCACCATACAATATTTTCAcagaagaagaaattgaagaTGCAACCAATAACTTTGACCAATCAAATTTAATAGGAGAAGGATCACAAGGACAg ATATATAAAGGTTCGTTGAGGGATGGTTCATTGGTCCTAATTAATTGTataaaaataaagcaaaagGGTTTACCACACAGCATTATGCAGCAATTAGATGCATTACAAAATTTGAGGCATAGACATATGGTGAGTGTTCTAGGACACTGTGTCATTACTCATCAGGACCCTCCTCAAGTAACATGCACAGTCTTCATTGTACTTGAATACATCTCAAATGTGTCATTAAGGGATCAACTTACAG ATGGGAAAAAGAAGGATATGCTAAAATGGCCACAAAGAATGGCAATCAGCATAGGAATTGCAAGAGGAGTTCAGTTCTTACATACAGGAGTTGCTCCTGGAATATTTGGCAACAATTTCAAGATTGAGAATATTTTGTTAGATGATAGTCTTAATGCAAAAGTTAGTGGATACAGAATTCCATTGCCATCTAAG AGCACAGTTAATGAACCAAGTTCCGCGAATCAAAATGGAAG CACAAACTATGCAGAAAAAGAAGATATTTATCAGCTAGGTGTTATTCTACTTGAAGTCATTACTGGTAGACAAATTGCATCCTCCAGTGAAGTAGAGCAGCTCAAGGATGAG CTGGAAAgaggttcatcagaagcaccgTCGCAAATACTAAGAAGTGCAATTGATCCTTCTCTACGCGGGAGTTATGCATATGAATCAATGAGCACTGCAGTTCAAATAACAATCAATTGTCTCTCTAAGGTTTCTAGTAAACGTCCTTCAATAGAGGATGTTCTATGGAATTTACAGTATTCAATGCAAGTTCAAGAGAATTGGACCAGCAGTGGGAACCTCAGCACAAAATTTTAA